One part of the Tolypothrix sp. NIES-4075 genome encodes these proteins:
- a CDS encoding alpha-amylase family glycosyl hydrolase, with protein sequence MASVIEFNLFAPRNKEAALIGSFSDWKEIPMQKGEDGYFRTEIEIEDGVYEYKFRVQSKSPNFQPDEWVDVVDPYATDVNDEKKVGITRVKDGKRIVDTYVWQHDDKLLPGNHELVIYEMHVADFTGGEVDPHKRGKYEDAIEKLDYLRELGINAIELMPVNEYPGDYSWGYTVRHFFATESSYGSTEDLKRFIDECHSRGIRVFMDGIYNHTDGECPLLMIDRNYWYYEHMHYPEDPNNFWGPEFNYDNYDEKLDVKPAWKYVGDVVRYWVQEYHIDGIRFDAVRQLANFEFLDWLAQQSKKNTAPKPFYNIAEHIPDTSNVTAPEGPLDSCWHESFRYFMIPHICGETFELDHLKQILDPRQQGYATAINVVNYLATHDREHLFRELGDRGIFDEAAFVRAKLGAVLLITAMGIPMLWMGEEFGEHKRKSQTVTQPKKIAWALLERNENRDLFEYYKKLIALRKQTPALQSDNIDFFHENPQAKVLAYTRWNFQGSRIVVIANFSDQNFPQYQIPNFPTAQSWQDWLTETSVKVDEDILTTEIAPFTAKILVSQ encoded by the coding sequence ATGGCAAGTGTAATCGAATTTAATTTGTTTGCTCCTCGTAACAAAGAAGCAGCTTTAATTGGGTCTTTTTCTGATTGGAAAGAGATTCCGATGCAAAAAGGGGAAGATGGTTATTTTCGTACTGAAATAGAAATAGAAGACGGTGTTTATGAATACAAATTTCGCGTTCAAAGCAAAAGTCCAAATTTTCAGCCTGATGAATGGGTGGATGTAGTTGACCCCTACGCCACAGATGTAAATGATGAGAAAAAAGTCGGTATAACGCGGGTAAAAGATGGTAAGCGAATAGTTGATACTTACGTTTGGCAGCACGACGATAAATTATTGCCAGGAAATCATGAATTAGTAATATATGAAATGCATGTTGCCGATTTTACAGGTGGCGAGGTCGATCCTCACAAACGTGGAAAATATGAAGATGCAATTGAAAAGTTAGATTATCTGCGCGAATTAGGAATTAATGCAATAGAATTAATGCCAGTAAATGAATATCCTGGTGATTATAGCTGGGGCTATACAGTGCGGCACTTTTTCGCTACAGAATCCAGCTACGGTTCAACAGAAGATTTGAAGCGGTTTATTGACGAGTGTCACAGTAGAGGCATTCGGGTTTTCATGGATGGAATTTACAACCATACAGATGGAGAATGCCCGCTATTGATGATTGACCGGAATTATTGGTATTACGAACACATGCATTATCCGGAAGACCCGAACAATTTTTGGGGACCGGAATTTAATTATGATAATTATGACGAAAAATTAGACGTTAAACCTGCTTGGAAATACGTTGGGGATGTGGTGCGCTATTGGGTTCAAGAGTATCACATTGATGGAATTCGTTTTGATGCGGTGCGTCAATTAGCTAACTTTGAATTTTTGGATTGGCTAGCACAACAATCAAAAAAGAATACTGCACCCAAGCCGTTTTATAATATTGCCGAACACATTCCCGATACAAGCAATGTAACAGCGCCAGAAGGACCGCTGGATTCTTGTTGGCATGAAAGTTTTCGCTACTTTATGATTCCTCACATTTGCGGTGAGACATTTGAATTAGACCATCTAAAGCAGATTTTAGATCCAAGACAGCAAGGTTATGCCACTGCGATAAATGTGGTAAATTATTTAGCGACTCACGATCGCGAACATTTATTTAGAGAATTAGGCGATCGCGGTATCTTTGATGAAGCTGCATTTGTCCGCGCCAAGTTAGGTGCTGTACTGTTAATAACAGCAATGGGTATACCAATGCTGTGGATGGGTGAAGAATTTGGCGAACACAAGCGCAAAAGCCAAACCGTGACTCAGCCGAAAAAAATAGCCTGGGCTTTGTTGGAAAGGAACGAAAATCGCGATTTATTTGAATATTACAAAAAACTAATCGCCCTCCGCAAGCAAACTCCAGCTTTGCAAAGCGATAATATTGACTTTTTCCACGAAAATCCTCAAGCAAAAGTACTCGCTTACACCCGCTGGAATTTCCAAGGTTCTCGCATCGTCGTCATTGCAAATTTCTCTGACCAGAATTTCCCACAATATCAGATTCCCAACTTCCCAACGGCTCAATCGTGGCAAGATTGGTTGACTGAAACTTCTGTAAAAGTTGATGAAGATATTCTAACCACTGAGATAGCGCCATTTACAGCAAAAATACTCGTTTCTCAGTAG
- a CDS encoding AAA-like domain-containing protein, with the protein MRYQVGGSLHTNDPTYIVRQADEKLYTSLKAGDFCYVLNSRQMGKSSLLQRTSYRLVEEGCSCAYLDVTRLGSENTTPEQWYKGIILSLFYDLNLAEHVKFKNWWDMQVGISPVQKLHQFVEGVLLPNIQNDRIFIFIDEIDSLLSLNFPVNDFFAWIRHCYNQQAHDRNFQRLGFALFGVASPSDLIADKRRTPFNIGTAIELYGFQLHEAKTLLKGLEEVISQPKAVLREIIYWSGGQPFLTQKLCQLIVRTALETSNRKIVLPPETAAFWVEQFVRSHIIQHWESQDEPEHLRTIRDRLLFNEQRAGRLLGLYQQVLQVKQTDTQPPSVFTEDSQEQTELLLSGLVEKHNGILKIKNPIYESVFNAQWVSRQLDNLRPYSQTFNAWVASDYKDESRLLRGQALKDTQNWAQGKSLSDLDYQFFAASIECEQQAVQTALKAARAKEVEARLAQEKKTAKLQRFLLVAVCIGLLVSSALGLGSFTLYRQAIKSETQARNSEIEALVSSSEGLFASNRRLDALVEAIKAKRRLQKLGKPETNLERQVENALRQAVYGADEYNRFSGHTAAVMALDVSPDSSLIASASIDKTIKLIRRDGSEVATLKGHTAAVRAVDFSPDGQMLVSASEDGTVKLWKRDGQLLRTLKGHTASVWGVAFSPDGQFVASASWDTTVKLWKLDGTLLKTFKGHTASVWGVAFSPQGNIVAATSLDKTVKLWKQDGSGWQNAKLLQTLQGHTGWVVGVAFSPDGQTIASSSEDTTVILWQRDSTDGSYRQYKTLKGHSAGVWGVAFSPDGQTIATASLDKTIKLWNIDGTELRTLRGHSASVWGVTFSPDSSFIASAGAENVVRLWQKENPFQKSIIAHQAGIWSIAITSDSSTIATASHENTAKVWSRQGKLLKTFTESGGAISEASFSGDGKLIALRTYDDRIKLQKPDGTLVASYKDPVGKLLAAVLSPDGQAIAMSNVDKIAQIWHRDRPSPQILKGHQAEVWHVAFSPDGRLVGSASGDGTAKLWTLDGKLFRTLVGHSAVVWRVAFSQDGKMVATGSGDNTVKLWTLDGKLKKTLKGHTAGVWGVAFSPDGQIVASGSVDNTIKLWKVDGTELTTLGGHTAAIREITISPDGTILASGGDDNTLILWNLPRILNLDALTYGCGLVRDYLKTNAAVEKSDRSLCNNISRDANKAIGS; encoded by the coding sequence ATGAGATACCAGGTAGGGGGCAGCCTCCACACTAACGATCCCACATACATTGTCCGTCAAGCAGACGAAAAACTTTATACCAGCTTGAAAGCCGGCGATTTTTGTTACGTCTTAAATTCTCGTCAGATGGGCAAGTCATCGTTATTACAACGCACCAGTTATCGTCTGGTCGAAGAAGGCTGTAGCTGTGCTTACTTGGACGTCACTCGATTGGGTAGCGAGAATACTACACCAGAACAATGGTACAAAGGTATCATCCTCAGCTTGTTCTACGACTTAAATCTAGCGGAACACGTCAAGTTTAAAAATTGGTGGGATATGCAAGTCGGTATTTCCCCAGTGCAAAAACTACACCAGTTTGTCGAAGGAGTTTTACTGCCAAATATTCAAAACGATCGCATTTTCATCTTCATTGATGAGATTGATAGTTTGTTGAGTTTAAATTTTCCTGTCAATGACTTTTTTGCCTGGATTCGTCATTGCTACAATCAGCAAGCACATGACCGGAATTTCCAACGCTTGGGATTTGCCCTATTTGGGGTAGCTAGTCCATCTGACCTAATTGCTGATAAACGTCGAACACCCTTTAACATTGGTACAGCGATTGAGTTATATGGGTTTCAACTGCATGAAGCCAAAACATTGCTCAAAGGGTTAGAGGAAGTCATCAGCCAACCCAAAGCGGTGCTGCGGGAAATTATCTACTGGAGTGGGGGACAACCATTTCTGACTCAAAAACTCTGTCAGTTAATTGTCCGAACAGCCTTAGAGACATCAAATAGAAAAATTGTTTTACCTCCAGAAACCGCAGCATTTTGGGTAGAGCAATTTGTGCGATCGCATATTATCCAACACTGGGAATCACAAGACGAACCGGAACACCTCCGCACAATTCGCGATCGCCTACTTTTCAACGAACAGCGGGCAGGACGGTTGTTAGGTCTTTATCAGCAGGTGTTGCAAGTAAAGCAAACAGACACTCAACCACCTAGTGTATTTACTGAGGATAGTCAAGAACAAACAGAACTGTTGTTATCTGGTTTAGTCGAGAAACACAACGGCATTCTCAAAATTAAAAATCCCATATATGAAAGTGTTTTCAATGCTCAATGGGTGAGCAGGCAGTTAGACAATCTGCGTCCTTACTCGCAAACATTCAATGCTTGGGTAGCATCTGACTATAAAGATGAATCGCGTTTGTTGCGAGGACAGGCTCTAAAAGATACTCAAAATTGGGCGCAGGGCAAAAGTCTGAGCGATTTGGATTATCAATTTTTCGCTGCAAGTATTGAATGCGAACAGCAAGCAGTGCAAACGGCATTAAAGGCAGCACGAGCGAAAGAGGTAGAAGCACGACTAGCACAAGAAAAAAAAACGGCTAAATTACAAAGGTTTTTGTTAGTTGCAGTGTGTATTGGGTTGCTCGTTTCTAGCGCGTTGGGGCTAGGCAGTTTCACTCTGTACCGCCAAGCTATCAAAAGCGAAACTCAAGCCAGAAACAGCGAAATTGAAGCCCTTGTATCTTCTTCTGAAGGGCTTTTTGCCTCAAATCGCAGATTAGATGCGCTTGTAGAAGCAATTAAAGCCAAACGTAGACTGCAAAAACTAGGTAAACCAGAGACAAATCTTGAGCGTCAGGTGGAAAATGCATTGAGGCAAGCAGTTTATGGAGCAGATGAGTATAACCGTTTTTCCGGTCATACAGCAGCTGTTATGGCACTAGATGTCAGTCCTGACAGTTCTCTGATTGCCTCAGCAAGTATAGATAAAACAATCAAGCTAATTCGACGTGATGGGTCAGAAGTTGCAACTCTCAAAGGTCATACCGCAGCAGTTAGGGCAGTCGATTTTAGCCCTGACGGTCAGATGCTCGTCTCGGCGAGTGAAGATGGTACAGTTAAACTTTGGAAGCGAGACGGTCAACTGCTAAGAACTCTCAAAGGTCACACTGCTTCAGTCTGGGGAGTAGCATTTAGTCCGGATGGTCAGTTCGTTGCCTCTGCCAGTTGGGACACAACGGTGAAACTCTGGAAGCTAGACGGCACTTTGCTTAAAACTTTTAAAGGTCACACTGCTTCGGTCTGGGGAGTCGCCTTTAGTCCTCAAGGTAATATCGTTGCTGCCACAAGTCTAGACAAGACAGTAAAACTCTGGAAACAGGACGGTTCGGGCTGGCAAAACGCCAAGCTACTACAAACTCTTCAAGGTCACACTGGTTGGGTTGTAGGAGTCGCTTTCAGCCCTGACGGTCAGACCATTGCTTCATCGAGTGAAGATACAACCGTCATACTTTGGCAGCGAGACAGCACAGATGGAAGCTACCGCCAGTATAAAACTCTTAAAGGTCACAGTGCCGGGGTTTGGGGAGTCGCTTTTAGTCCGGATGGTCAGACTATTGCCACCGCCAGTCTCGACAAAACGATTAAACTTTGGAATATTGATGGTACGGAACTGAGGACGCTTAGAGGACACAGTGCGTCCGTTTGGGGAGTAACTTTTAGCCCCGATAGCAGCTTTATTGCTTCGGCGGGGGCAGAAAACGTGGTCAGACTCTGGCAGAAAGAGAATCCATTCCAAAAATCTATCATTGCCCATCAAGCCGGGATTTGGTCAATAGCTATCACCTCCGACAGTTCAACAATCGCCACGGCAAGCCACGAAAACACTGCTAAAGTTTGGAGTCGCCAAGGTAAATTACTCAAAACTTTCACTGAATCTGGGGGCGCAATCTCCGAGGCTTCATTCAGTGGGGATGGCAAGTTAATTGCTCTTCGTACTTACGATGATAGGATAAAACTCCAGAAGCCAGACGGCACTTTGGTCGCTAGTTACAAAGATCCTGTCGGTAAACTCTTAGCAGCAGTATTGAGTCCCGACGGACAAGCGATCGCAATGTCAAATGTTGACAAAATTGCTCAGATATGGCATCGCGATCGTCCTTCACCGCAGATTCTCAAAGGACATCAAGCGGAAGTGTGGCATGTCGCATTTAGTCCGGACGGTCGGCTCGTTGGTTCAGCTAGTGGTGATGGCACCGCTAAACTGTGGACGCTGGATGGCAAGTTGTTCAGAACCCTTGTAGGACACTCGGCGGTAGTATGGAGAGTTGCCTTTAGCCAAGATGGTAAGATGGTAGCTACTGGAAGTGGCGACAATACCGTTAAGCTGTGGACGCTTGACGGCAAGTTGAAGAAAACTCTCAAAGGTCACACAGCTGGGGTTTGGGGAGTTGCGTTTAGTCCCGACGGACAAATAGTGGCTTCTGGCAGCGTGGATAATACTATCAAGCTTTGGAAGGTGGATGGTACGGAACTAACTACCCTGGGAGGACATACCGCAGCGATTAGGGAAATTACTATTAGCCCAGACGGGACAATTCTTGCTTCAGGAGGTGATGACAACACACTGATTCTGTGGAATTTGCCGCGAATTCTCAACCTAGATGCACTGACTTATGGTTGCGGTCTTGTGCGGGATTATTTGAAAACTAATGCAGCAGTGGAGAAAAGCGATCGCTCGCTTTGCAATAATATAAGTCGGGATGCAAACAAAGCGATCGGCTCCTGA
- a CDS encoding RICIN domain-containing protein yields the protein MANKNSGKYLDVEGASTADGGNIQQYSKAAVDQQQWEFQDAGNGYYYIISKKSGKAIGVAGGSNADGANVIQWAKVTTDDYEKWKLEDAGDGYFYIVQKHSGKVLDVEGSSLVDKGNVIQYQKTGGNNQKWKFEAV from the coding sequence ATTGCCAACAAAAACAGCGGCAAATATTTAGATGTAGAAGGTGCTAGTACTGCTGATGGAGGCAACATCCAACAGTATTCAAAAGCAGCAGTTGATCAGCAACAATGGGAGTTCCAAGATGCGGGAAATGGCTATTACTACATCATCTCCAAGAAAAGCGGTAAGGCTATCGGTGTAGCTGGTGGTAGCAATGCTGATGGAGCCAATGTCATACAGTGGGCAAAAGTAACAACTGATGATTACGAAAAATGGAAACTTGAAGATGCAGGAGATGGCTATTTTTATATCGTCCAGAAACACAGCGGCAAAGTTTTAGATGTGGAAGGTAGTAGCCTTGTGGATAAAGGCAATGTCATTCAGTATCAAAAAACAGGTGGCAATAACCAAAAATGGAAATTTGAGGCTGTGTAG
- a CDS encoding CVNH domain-containing protein, giving the protein MKKIWLLLRVATVFLFALVVSLNFVVNQAMATGEFSLSCDKDNIEINGSILSTSCQKSNGGSQQTSIDLDQYIGNLDGTLSWGKKNFSQTCKNIAPAQLLSTKQLILVAECETAAGDTYYPSELELDAHITNSDGTLKYE; this is encoded by the coding sequence ATGAAGAAAATCTGGCTACTACTCAGAGTTGCTACGGTCTTTTTGTTTGCTTTGGTTGTGTCACTTAACTTTGTTGTTAATCAAGCGATGGCAACAGGTGAATTTAGCCTAAGCTGCGATAAGGACAATATAGAAATCAATGGCTCAATTCTATCAACTAGTTGTCAAAAAAGTAATGGCGGTTCTCAGCAAACCTCCATCGACTTAGATCAATACATTGGTAACTTGGATGGAACATTATCCTGGGGTAAGAAAAATTTTTCTCAAACCTGCAAGAATATTGCTCCAGCGCAGTTGCTGAGTACCAAACAACTAATACTCGTTGCAGAGTGCGAAACAGCAGCAGGAGACACATATTACCCATCAGAGCTTGAGTTAGATGCTCACATCACCAATAGTGATGGCACTCTAAAATACGAATAG
- the rpsO gene encoding 30S ribosomal protein S15 yields the protein MALTQERKQEIIVNYQVHETDTGSADVQVAMLTERINRLSLHLQANKKDHSSRRGLLKLIGQRKRLLAYIQKDSREKYQALIGRLGIRG from the coding sequence ATGGCTTTAACGCAAGAGCGCAAACAAGAGATAATCGTCAATTACCAAGTTCACGAAACCGATACAGGCTCTGCCGATGTCCAAGTCGCCATGCTGACAGAGCGGATTAACCGTCTCAGCTTGCATCTCCAAGCAAACAAGAAAGACCATTCTTCGCGTCGGGGATTGTTAAAGCTTATCGGTCAGCGCAAGCGCCTTTTAGCTTACATCCAAAAAGACAGCCGCGAAAAGTACCAAGCATTGATTGGTCGTCTCGGTATTCGTGGATAG
- a CDS encoding PAM68 family protein gives MSAEESERSQLPFEPKKKRQKAPKSQNKPIVKQEAEKQVDKKRTYTKEEMAIPKVVSQRMIRRVAGFCGVPTFLGIATLVVSYLLAIYAHIRLPAIAVLLVNMGLFGLGVIGITYGVLSASWDEERVGGLVGLSEFSTNWGRMVEVWRETRQKNV, from the coding sequence ATGTCTGCTGAAGAATCCGAACGCAGTCAATTGCCCTTTGAACCGAAGAAAAAACGCCAAAAAGCGCCTAAATCTCAAAATAAGCCGATTGTTAAGCAAGAAGCTGAGAAACAGGTTGACAAAAAGCGAACTTACACCAAAGAAGAAATGGCAATCCCCAAGGTTGTCAGTCAGCGCATGATTAGACGGGTAGCTGGCTTCTGTGGTGTACCAACATTTTTAGGCATTGCTACCCTAGTTGTTAGCTATCTGCTAGCTATTTACGCCCACATTAGGCTACCTGCGATCGCTGTGTTACTAGTTAACATGGGATTATTCGGTTTAGGAGTCATAGGAATAACTTATGGTGTCCTATCTGCCTCTTGGGACGAAGAGAGAGTTGGGGGTTTGGTGGGCTTAAGTGAGTTCAGCACCAACTGGGGACGAATGGTCGAAGTTTGGCGGGAAACTCGTCAAAAGAACGTATAA
- the aroF gene encoding 3-deoxy-7-phosphoheptulonate synthase, giving the protein MIVVMKIGSPTEEINRIDEELTSWGLTPEKIVGKHKVVIGLVGETANLDPLQIQEVSPWIEQVLRVELPYKRASRQYRHGEASEVVVNTPNGKVVFGEHHPVVVVAGPCSVENEEMIVETAQRVKAAGAQFLRGGAYKPRTSPYAFQGHGESALELLAQAREVSGLGIITEVMDSSELEKIAEVADVIQVGARNMQNFSLLKKVGAQPKPVLLKRGMAATIEDWLMAAEYILAAGNANVILCERGIRTFDRQFTRNTLDLSVVPVLRKVTHLPIMIDPSHGTGWSEFVPSMSMGAIASGCDSLMIEVHPNPPKALSDGPQSLTPERFDRLMQELAVIGKAVGRWTESAIALA; this is encoded by the coding sequence ATGATTGTAGTCATGAAAATTGGTTCCCCAACCGAAGAAATTAACCGCATTGATGAGGAACTGACTAGTTGGGGACTGACACCAGAAAAAATTGTTGGTAAACACAAAGTTGTAATCGGCTTAGTAGGTGAAACCGCTAATTTAGACCCACTACAAATTCAAGAAGTCAGCCCTTGGATTGAGCAAGTGTTGCGGGTAGAATTGCCTTACAAACGCGCTAGCCGGCAATACCGCCACGGAGAAGCTTCTGAGGTAGTAGTAAATACACCAAATGGAAAAGTTGTATTTGGTGAACACCACCCCGTTGTCGTTGTAGCCGGTCCCTGCTCGGTAGAAAATGAAGAAATGATTGTGGAGACAGCGCAGCGCGTAAAGGCGGCTGGAGCGCAGTTTCTGCGGGGTGGAGCATACAAACCCCGGACTTCGCCTTATGCTTTTCAAGGACACGGCGAGAGTGCTTTGGAATTGTTAGCGCAAGCGCGAGAAGTCAGTGGACTCGGTATTATTACGGAAGTTATGGACTCTAGCGAGTTAGAGAAAATTGCCGAAGTTGCTGATGTGATTCAAGTTGGGGCGAGAAATATGCAGAATTTCTCGCTGCTGAAAAAAGTGGGAGCGCAACCCAAACCGGTGCTTTTGAAGCGGGGAATGGCAGCGACAATTGAAGATTGGTTGATGGCTGCTGAGTATATTCTGGCGGCAGGAAATGCGAATGTGATTTTGTGCGAGCGGGGTATTCGCACCTTCGATCGCCAATTTACTCGCAATACTTTAGATTTGTCGGTGGTGCCAGTGTTGCGAAAAGTGACACACTTACCGATTATGATCGATCCCAGCCACGGCACAGGTTGGTCTGAGTTTGTACCTTCAATGTCAATGGGTGCGATCGCATCCGGATGTGATTCTCTGATGATAGAGGTTCACCCCAACCCCCCCAAAGCTTTATCTGATGGTCCCCAATCTCTCACACCAGAGCGTTTCGACCGTTTGATGCAAGAACTAGCCGTGATTGGTAAAGCTGTTGGACGTTGGACCGAATCGGCGATCGCTTTAGCATAA
- a CDS encoding DUF1517 domain-containing protein, translated as MFNKMMGRTRYVVCRLFIHLAGSEVAPILGQLNRGARQAIDVDGDIEVLGEGLVELCQTLLQYDEYWTSAANEGDVFWSEGEAGDYINELFTDSAERFLSEPGLSSNSGLNEPLSIPVTRNVIVMITLAYEGEVPELENDLSNIQALKDGLKAIINLHYKHKLRAIQVHFSPAQLGDELSNDQLLQYYPELIPL; from the coding sequence ATGTTTAATAAAATGATGGGTAGGACTCGCTATGTAGTCTGTCGCCTATTTATACATTTAGCAGGATCTGAAGTGGCACCGATTTTGGGACAATTAAATCGGGGGGCACGCCAAGCAATTGATGTCGATGGCGACATAGAAGTTTTAGGAGAAGGATTGGTAGAACTCTGCCAAACTCTACTGCAATACGATGAATATTGGACTTCTGCGGCGAATGAAGGAGATGTATTTTGGAGCGAAGGTGAGGCGGGAGATTATATAAATGAATTATTTACCGACTCCGCCGAACGTTTTCTGAGTGAACCAGGTTTGAGTTCTAACTCTGGGTTGAATGAACCTTTATCTATACCTGTGACGCGCAATGTAATTGTAATGATTACATTAGCTTATGAAGGAGAAGTACCAGAATTAGAAAACGACCTTTCTAACATTCAGGCGCTTAAAGATGGATTGAAAGCGATTATAAACTTGCACTACAAACATAAACTAAGAGCAATTCAGGTGCATTTTTCGCCCGCGCAGTTAGGTGACGAACTAAGCAACGATCAGTTGTTGCAATATTACCCTGAATTGATTCCTTTGTAA
- a CDS encoding pentapeptide repeat-containing protein, with protein MTVEELLEKYAFGVIDFSGVDLSEANLSGTKLSGANFTEANLSVVNLSGANLCQANLSYAKLNVARLSGANLSDAILKGASFNVANLIRADLSRANLRFATLIRAELIRANLSHADLLEANLSSADLREATLRHTVLCRANLSEANLRGASLTQANCEQANFNVTDLSRTDLESANFREAEFRQANLKAANLKGANLSGANLRWADLSGANLRWADLSEAKLSGANLIGADLTNANLTNASLVHADLSEAKLIKAEWVGADLTGATLTGAKLYATSRFGLKTEGITCEWVDLSPTGDRSIIQHFTSVDSPDFFNETPPTIRIIVDAALEPEAHFALAGAYYQISQQYRQLRQPPSMEIGRRRTVFTFRVDSDAALFPTAYIAILPFKDAATTQRNIHAVVEIINREDISTQRENKSDRAKQLSALIEEARNNADVIRQMQKILEIAAKVNFFQTPTQTILTNSSAHTLIVHDHPNFGKKFINRGAINASYDESSNTSANVILPSVKTIVDFVKGFHSIS; from the coding sequence ATGACTGTAGAGGAATTACTGGAAAAATACGCTTTCGGAGTCATAGACTTTAGTGGTGTTGACCTTTCGGAAGCGAATCTGAGTGGCACTAAACTCAGTGGTGCGAATTTCACCGAAGCTAACTTGAGTGTAGTCAACCTCAGTGGTGCAAATCTCTGTCAAGCAAATTTAAGCTATGCCAAGCTGAATGTAGCAAGATTGAGTGGTGCCAATCTCAGCGATGCTATCTTAAAGGGCGCCAGTTTCAATGTTGCAAATTTAATTCGCGCCGATCTTAGTCGCGCTAATCTCAGATTTGCAACGCTGATTCGCGCCGAGTTAATTCGCGCTAATCTCAGTCATGCTGACCTTTTAGAAGCAAACCTCAGCAGCGCCGATTTACGAGAAGCGACACTGCGTCACACCGTACTTTGTCGTGCTAATTTGAGTGAGGCGAACTTGAGAGGTGCTTCTTTGACGCAAGCCAATTGCGAGCAAGCTAATTTCAACGTCACCGATCTGAGTCGTACTGACCTAGAAAGTGCAAATTTCCGAGAAGCCGAATTCAGACAAGCGAATCTCAAAGCAGCTAACCTCAAAGGAGCTAACTTGAGTGGAGCGAATCTGCGATGGGCAGATTTAAGCGGTGCGAATCTGCGATGGGCAGATTTAAGCGAGGCAAAATTGAGTGGCGCAAACTTAATTGGTGCAGACTTGACTAATGCTAATTTAACCAACGCAAGTTTGGTACACGCCGATTTATCAGAAGCAAAATTAATTAAGGCAGAATGGGTAGGTGCAGATTTAACCGGAGCAACTTTAACTGGGGCAAAACTTTACGCTACCTCACGATTTGGTTTAAAAACTGAAGGTATAACTTGCGAATGGGTTGACCTGAGTCCGACAGGCGATCGCTCAATTATCCAACATTTCACCTCTGTTGACTCACCAGACTTTTTTAACGAAACTCCGCCAACAATCCGCATTATCGTAGATGCGGCTCTAGAACCAGAAGCACATTTTGCCCTTGCTGGCGCTTATTATCAAATATCCCAGCAATATCGGCAACTCAGACAACCCCCCAGCATGGAAATCGGGCGGCGTCGGACTGTTTTCACCTTTCGAGTAGATAGCGACGCAGCGTTATTTCCCACAGCTTACATTGCGATTCTTCCTTTTAAAGATGCCGCAACTACCCAAAGAAATATTCATGCAGTTGTAGAAATAATTAATCGTGAAGATATCTCTACCCAGCGAGAAAATAAGAGCGATCGCGCCAAGCAATTATCTGCTTTGATAGAAGAAGCTAGAAATAATGCCGATGTAATTAGACAAATGCAAAAAATTCTAGAAATAGCAGCAAAAGTCAACTTCTTCCAAACACCTACCCAAACTATATTAACAAATTCCAGCGCTCACACTTTGATTGTGCATGACCATCCCAACTTTGGTAAAAAATTTATTAATCGTGGAGCAATTAATGCTTCATATGATGAAAGCTCTAATACATCTGCCAATGTTATACTACCTTCTGTAAAGACAATTGTAGATTTTGTTAAAGGGTTTCATTCTATTAGTTAG